The DNA sequence CTTTTACTTTCAGATCCAGGGGCCTAGGTCAGAAGATAAGTCTATAAATGCGTCTGCAAGCAGCTGCATTTAACCAGCTAGCACATTACAGCTTCACATAAAACATGTGTGTAATATACGTAAGCAATAAGACTAGAAGGACCTGTAAGCAATAAGATTAGAAGGACCTACGAGCGAATATGCTTGTGCACTTGCATAACAAATCAATAAGTTAGAGATTGGAGCGCAGGATATTAATAAATCTCTAAACATAGGGttttttgaagaagacaaagcAATATAATTATCACAAATCTCTAGGTTGCTTAACGTCTGAAATGTCATATATCACAATGTGGTATGATTCAAATGCCCTTGCATATACAGCTCATCTTAGTAACCAGTCCTCTAGCCTATCCTGCTCAACTATAACCTGACTAATGTATATTGTACTCTACAAGCTTTATTATTCTCTGCAAACATTACAACACAGTGAACGTAacctaaacaaaaatatatatgacaCAGCAGGCACCATTGCACCccattaatatttgtatatatgacACAGCAGGCACCATTGCACCCCATTAATATTTGTCCACCAAAAACTAGGTTATCATTAATGTGCTCTTCAGCATGACATTAATAAAGTTAAGTATTTTATTATAGAGAATGTAGAAAGACATGGTACTTTAAAGACCTTACATATTTCGAGACCCAAGACGTCCGCCTATTTGACCTAGAGCCTGTTTGGGATGGATTTACGTTAGAGGCTTAAAGTGATTTCAGACTTTAAGTTGAGATATGTCTCTGGATTATCAGAAAGTGactaaaagtaaaaataaaataaaaagaagctTAAAGCCGGAAATTAGTAGAAGCAACTATTTTTaacaacttattttatttttttggttttgaataataaaagtttactccctctgtccctccaGGTAGTTTACTTTGGGGGACGGGagcttggcacgcattttaagccTCCTTTGAAATGtagtttcacaaattattttaaaccttttttcttctgaataaaaatttaaagtttaaatatTGATACAATaaagaaatttcaaaaataagtcatgaaactatatattatatgcacCTTAAAATGAGTGCCAAGCAATTTAAAAAAACTGTAATGAAATAAGTGGAACAAAGGGAGTATATCATAATCCAAATGAACAACCCatcaaattgatttaaatttattacaataattatataaaaatattaaaataatttaaaaacttcaAGGTGATGATTAATTTGGATGCTCTAGAACCTATGTTGTAATAGGTACATTTATCTCCAAATCCCAATCTAATGCATCAACAGCTCATAATTTCAACATTGTTCTAGTTTACTAGATATCAATAGCAGTCATTATTACCCTCAGCCATAGATGTTGGCTTATCAGCAAGGGAGCACAAACTCTTCAAAATGGGTTCCGTATGTGTTTCCGATCAGCGACTCAGCTGAGTATGTGTCCGACCCGCCACGTGACCTATTAACACTCATACGGCCAACCGTTAAGGATAGAGGGGGGAGAAGTGTGATAATGCTACTATTGTAGTAAGATGTAGGTTGCATCCTACTCTTGTGTTCTTGCTCATTTAGTCAAGATTAAAGAACAAGGAGTGGCTGCTTGCAATATTGTGACTCCTCAACATAAGTTTGAGAATTATGAGCTTAATCTAGAGGCTGAGAATTTGAAGAAATCAAAATCAGTTAATTTACCTCTTCCACCATCAGTCAGTGGCATTACCTTTACCCATGGGAGGCTTTGCATTACCTCATATTTGATTACGACTTACTGTAAAAGactgttgtgtgtgtgtgtgtgtttgtccAGTTGATTACATTGTAAAATCTCTGGTGGTTAAGGTTAATTGAGCTTGTAATTGCAACTACTGCATTATCCTCTAAAAAGACACGATTTGTAGGCCAAAAAGTCGTGACAACTGATATTGTTAGTAATAGTACTATTGCAACTATATAAcccttaaaataataatatctaaaatttgaGATAAACTTGATATCTATATTATTGGCTTTGATGGCTATTATAGGTCAGGGAAGAGCAATCTTTCGGTAGGAGGACGGTTGAAATGCATGACAGGGTATCACTTCTTATTACTAAAATGTACCTGTAGTCCATTAATTTAAgattatgattttgatttttggatCACTTGATCGAAAAGATGATATTGTTAAAGAGACATTACATGGTAATAAAAAATACCAGATCttgaaaaaacatgtatttgttCCTCAGGAACTCCATTTAATTTGGAAACTGTCGTGTCTATAAAGTCTGATACGAATCTTTAGGCTTGAACCCCATTAAAATTTTACTTCCATGTAAGTTAGTTTATCATGGCAAGATATCATTCTTGACTAGCATTTTAATTGTTCACGCTTGCCATTAtcttcttaactttttacaaGTCGGGCTAGAGGTCGGTGAGGTCAAAAGTGCAAGGAAGGATAAGGAAAATATGAGAACATGTGTTGTACTCACTATAGGGACAGTCATAGATTTGCTTTGGTTAGAGAAACTGTGCAATGTCATTCAACCTCGAAATGCTGACCTTTGTAACTGACTAGGACCATTTGTCCTCGAACCATAAGCTAGCGTACATGCCGAGATTTGTCCTCAAACCATTAACTAATgagcaaaaaaataattttgaatataggTAACTTTCTTCAATAAAGTATTTGCACTTTAATAAGTGAAATACTTTATGTTCAGTAGTAATGTGAAATTCGCTATTGGTACTACCAATTTCAGGAGCAAACGCTATAGCTATATGAAAAGATAATGCATATGGAGATATCATACAAAGTAGGTGAAAAACAAAGGAGTTAGCAGgacataaaattaatttaaaatcatgatcACGAAAAATAAGAGTATAACAGCATTACTCGAAGCAAAAGCAGTCATTAGCGTGACAAGTGATGATAGAAAGAGGAATGTAAAAAATCACACCTTGAGCCTGTGATCACCACCAACAATCTTCATGCCAAAGATATGCTCTTCGTCATTCAAAAGTTCCAACCTCTCGGTGCTAGTAGTTGCCGGAAGTCCAGATCTTACATTGACTTCCCTAACACTCCCAATCTCAAAGTTACCCTGCGCAACACACTCGCTCACAAAGGGTTTGTACTTCTGTGGTTGATCAAAACTTCTCACCAGAGACCAAACCTGCAAGAACCCGATCTATCATAAACATTAAATATCTCATTGAGGAATTACAACTAAACTTCAGTTGTTTCTTGTTCTACTGATATACATACATGGAACTAATGAATTGAGATCATATCAATCTATAGTTACACAAACAAAGAAACATTCTTCTTTAGATACAATGTGATTTAAAAGTTTAACCTATATAGAGGAAACAATGCCCTTTACATGTCCAACTTATAATGTCAACAGTAATCACGCAAATATCAACAGTAATCACGCAAATATCAACAGTAATCACACAAATGATTttgctttaaaaaattattacaattaATTCCAATTGCTGATATATATCCAACTCAACTTAAATTCTCCTAGAACTTATTCCGCAAATTTCCGAACATTTTAACTAAATCATATCCAACAGATATTCTTTAAAACATAAAATGTACCAATAAACTACCCTTTCTAAAGATGCGCAAAAAAACCTATCTGCTGTTACACTAGGAACATTCCAATCAGGTAACTACCTGAAACTGTTCTCTTCATCAACTTGTTAACTACTTGTAACTAGCCATAATAAAGTTACGCAAACAAAACCTCTTTGTTACCACACTAGTAACATTCCAATCAGGTAAGTTAACTGAAAACGTTCTCTCTAAACATAgcaataatatgtatattacaAACCGAGGCACGGATTCTCCTAAAACTCCTTGACTACCGCGAACTTAAACACAACCTAATCACCACAAGACTCGAAACGTTCAATTCCATTCCAATCAGTTCAGTCCGTGAAAATGTTCTCTCTCAACAGGCTCACTAAAATGTTCAGCACCGCAGCATACACGACTAaaacaaaacatctaattcCTTCTCTAATTCACAATCACCGACTCTCCAGACTAATCAACACAACTAATTAActaattgataaattaattaaaaggcACAAGAAATtgcagagagagagatagagcagagagagggagagagggagagagggagggagagagagagagagagagagagaccaaaTGAACAGGAGCTTTGACGTGTTTAACGAGCGAAGATGTGCACTGATTCTCTCTGACCTGGTGCTTGTGATGCTTTCTTATGTACTCATCCTCCATCTTATAACTTACCATACGCGCCGATCCAACTGCTGTATGTATAGGTGTATGTATAGGTTTGAAAAGAAGCGTCGAAAACGCAGCGTCAGGAGAAGGGGAGAGGGGGAGCCAATGGCTGATGGTCCACGCCCTTTcttctctctcactctctctctctcttcatcCACATC is a window from the Daucus carota subsp. sativus chromosome 8, DH1 v3.0, whole genome shotgun sequence genome containing:
- the LOC108199906 gene encoding abscisic acid receptor PYL9, encoding MVSYKMEDEYIRKHHKHQVRENQCTSSLVKHVKAPVHLVWSLVRSFDQPQKYKPFVSECVAQGNFEIGSVREVNVRSGLPATTSTERLELLNDEEHIFGMKIVGGDHRLKNYSSVITVHPEIVDGRPGTVVIESFVVDVPDGNTKDETCYFVEALIKCNLKSLADVSERLAVQDRTEPIDRI